The DNA region TGGAGCTGTGTCTCTTAATTTTTCAACAGTATCAGTACAAGATTTCTGCCCTAATGCACATATCACACTAGTTCCTTTAACCAATACTTCTTTATTGTCTTTATCTACGCATAATATTCCATCTTTTCTCACTTCTATTCCTTTGTATCCAGTATGAACTGTAACATATTTGTCAACTTCTTTTAAAAGTAAAGGTCTGTGTCTTACATTGGCATCAGGTGCAAGTTCATCTCTCATTTCTACAAGATGTACTTTTTTGCCTTCCATTCCTAAATGTATAGCACATTCACAGCCTGCTAAACCGCCTCCAAATACAACAACATTATCAGTTACTTTATCTTTTTCTTTGTAGTAGTTATTTACTATTACAACATTGTCTCCATCTAAACCTTTTATAGGAGGAACTAAAGGAGTAGAACCTACTGCGATTATTAATGCATAAGGATTTTCTTTTTCAACTAACTCTTTTGTTACTTCTGTATTAGTACGAATTTCTACACCAGCTTTTTTTGCAAGTAATTCATAAGTATGAGATAAATCATACATTTCTTTTTTGAAAGGAAGAGCCTGTTCGCTTTTTAATATACCGCCAACTTCTGATTCTTTTTCACATAATATAACTTTATGTCCTCTTCTAGCAGCAGTGTAAGCCGCATATAATCCTCCGGGACCAGCACCTGCAACTAACACTTTTTTGCTTTCTCTAGCAGGCATAATCTCAACTCCGTCAAGCTCTCTTCCTATTAGAGGATTAACAGTACATCTTCTTGTAGCAGTAGCAGCACGTTCAGCCATACAAGTAAAACATCTTAAACAATGTACTATCTCTTCATCTCTATTTTCCATTACTTTTCTAGGAAGTTCATGGTCAGCAAGCAAAGCACGAGCCATATAAACAATATCAGCCTTTCCAGAAGCAATAATCTCTTCCATTTGTTCAGGACTATTTAAAGCTCCTATAGTTGATACAGGTACAGAAACATGTTTTTTTATAGCCTCTGCTAAATATACATTACAACCATGTTCTTTAAACATAGAAGGGTGAGTGTCTCCAAAACCTCTTTGATAAGTACCAGCAGAAACATGAAGTAAGTCCACATAAGGAGATATCTGTTTAGCTATCTCTATTCCTTCGTCTAAATCATAACCGCCGTCAAATAATTCTGAGCCGCTGAACCTAAACTCTATTGGGAATTTTTCTCCAACAGCTTTACGTACAGATTGTAATACTTCTATTGCTAAACGGCATCTATTTTCTAAACTTCCGCCGTATTCGTCTTTTCTTTTATTGAAATAAGGAGAGAAAAATTGATTTAATAACCAGCCATGTCCGCCATGTATTAAAAGCATTTCAAAACCAGCTCTCTTAGCAAGTGAAGCAACATTACCGTAAGCATCAACAATATCTTTAATCATTTCTTTTGTTAAAGATTTTACTTCTATACCGTCAGGACGAACAGTGTCAGAAGGACCCCATTGAGCCATACTTTGTTTTTTGCTTTTGTCTGTCATATATGTACCAGCATACATACCAGAGTGAGATAATTCTAAACTTGCTATTGAACCATGTCTGCGTATAGCGTCAGCAGTATAAGTAGCGGCAGCAAGTGAGTTTAATATTTTTGTATCTAAATGATAAGCATGAGAACCGTCTGTGTCAGGATGCACCATACATTCACTCACTGTAACAGCACCAGCACCGCCTCTTGCTCTTAATTCATAAAATGCAGTAGATTTAGGTCCTATACAGCCATCATTAGTTATATCAGTTCCGCCCATTGGAGCTGAAAACATTCTATTTTGAAAAGTAACGCCTGCTATTGTTATAGG from Brachyspira pilosicoli P43/6/78 includes:
- a CDS encoding NAD(P)/FAD-dependent oxidoreductase: MKHKYPNLCKPITIAGVTFQNRMFSAPMGGTDITNDGCIGPKSTAFYELRARGGAGAVTVSECMVHPDTDGSHAYHLDTKILNSLAAATYTADAIRRHGSIASLELSHSGMYAGTYMTDKSKKQSMAQWGPSDTVRPDGIEVKSLTKEMIKDIVDAYGNVASLAKRAGFEMLLIHGGHGWLLNQFFSPYFNKRKDEYGGSLENRCRLAIEVLQSVRKAVGEKFPIEFRFSGSELFDGGYDLDEGIEIAKQISPYVDLLHVSAGTYQRGFGDTHPSMFKEHGCNVYLAEAIKKHVSVPVSTIGALNSPEQMEEIIASGKADIVYMARALLADHELPRKVMENRDEEIVHCLRCFTCMAERAATATRRCTVNPLIGRELDGVEIMPARESKKVLVAGAGPGGLYAAYTAARRGHKVILCEKESEVGGILKSEQALPFKKEMYDLSHTYELLAKKAGVEIRTNTEVTKELVEKENPYALIIAVGSTPLVPPIKGLDGDNVVIVNNYYKEKDKVTDNVVVFGGGLAGCECAIHLGMEGKKVHLVEMRDELAPDANVRHRPLLLKEVDKYVTVHTGYKGIEVRKDGILCVDKDNKEVLVKGTSVICALGQKSCTDTVEKLRDTAPFVRVIGDAAKVATITNAVYWGYHAALDI